GCTCCATGATCGTTGGCACCTGGGGGGACAAGGTGGGAATGGTGTGTCCACCGGACTGCAGCCATTTCCACAGCTGCCACTGAAACCTTGGCCCCTTCCAttgctctctgctgccttcacgTGGCTTCTGGAGCCCAAGAGACCTCGATGTGCGAGGGAggcaaggagggagggagggatggaggaacAACGCCTGAAAGAGCTCAAGGGCAGGGCAATGGCCACAGGCCACTTACATCTGTCAGCCAGTACTTGGGGTCCTCCAAGGCTGTGTCCAGCACGCTGCAGGCGCCCTGCTTGTCATGGACGCTGGAGTCTTGTAAAGCTTCAAGGGCTGTGAGGATGATGTCCAGCCTCTCAGAAGGGAAGAGGTATCCTCCAAACGCctgtgggaaggaggaggggagggaggacaTGCCGCACTGAGTGTCCCAAGGGTGCTGCTTAGCTGAGCAGCAAGGGCAGCTCCGGAGAGAGGGCCCTCAGGGGGAGGGAGTGAGGATGGGGCGTACGGGGACAGAGTGCTGGCCCTGCAGGTAACCAGGGCTTGCTGGTGGCCaggagggctggagctgctgccgggACACAGGGGAGCAGCCTTCGCATAGCCCCAGCTTCGGGACAAGAGGAACCCTCTCACCAGGGCGAGGGAGGCCGTGCCAGCCCCAGCGGTTCTGGACCCCTTTGCTCACACGAGTTGCCTGCTGATGCTACGGACAAGATTCCCAGCAAGGCCAGAGCTCATTACCTTGGCAATCTCACAGGGAAAGGACATTACAATCAATGGAAATGTCGCATCCTTCAAACTCTTGTGTGTCTCTGCGTAACTTTCCATGTCCTTTGTCAGCGAGCATTCTAAACAGGGGGAACACCGAAGAGTCAGTAGGGAAGAGCATCTTTGCCAACAAGCTTGCCAAATGGTGAAAAGCACTTTCACTAGGAATGGCTGAGGAGGGAGGCTCAGACCCATGCTGAGGAGAGTGGTGGGCAGGGATGTAAAGCACAGGGTGACGGCTGCTGGGAGCAAGAGGGACCTCAGGGATGAtgcagaaggaggagaagcaatGGCGCTGGGTGCCGTGGGGGTAGCAGCGTGTCACAGACCCCTTCTGCTCGGGGTCGGGATGTGCAGGAAGCTCCCTGCCATCTGCTTGCAAGACGGCAGGGAGCAAACAGTCAAGGAGAATTCTGGAGggcgtcaccatccctggtGATGCACGGCTGGCTCTGCTGTTCACTCCTCAGGGAAGATGTGGTTTGGGAAGTGGCAATCGATTGATGGCTTAGACTGGGGAATACCGCGAAATGGCGTGGTAGGTGATCTGGGGAGGGTTGAGaaggacagcagcagagaactgCTCCTGGACATGAGGTGAGCGTTTAGCTTCTGTGGAAAACGATAGCCAGATTCCTGCGGGAAGCTGCTGTGAGGAGCAGAGGAGGTCAGGGACCCTGGCAGACTTTCATGGACAGCCTCCACCAAGCAAAAGAACAATCCTTCACAATACTCGGGGAAAAGAAGCAGACATACCAGCAGATGTCTGTGTGCAGACGGACGCTGCCCACCACACCTTCTCTTACCTCTTCCATCTGAGATGATTTTGTAGAAGCGAAAAAGAGCATCAAAAGCTGTGCAACTGACGGAATCTGTGCCACAGCTGACAATGAAGAGGTAGCCCAGCAGCTGGCCCAGGATGGGGATGTAGAGCTCTCTGAGATCTTTGTGGCTGTCCTTGTGTTTTTCATTGTAGTCTGAgatctgggggagggagggaggagagacaAAGGGCTTAGTGGAGGCAGAGCCGGCCCCTGAGAGagcagggcctggggagggaagagcaggGGCAAAGGAGGGACGAAGAGCCTTGCTTCAGGGTGCTGAGGCCCTCACATGCACCCAGGCTTGCCTCGCAGGCACCCCTGAGTGGCAGGATGCTCTGGGATGCACGAAAGGGTCGGGAATTCCTTGTTCCTTACCTTGGCCACAAAATGTGAGAGGATGAAGTCACTCAGCCTCTCAATCCTCGTCACAGCTCTCTCACGCACAGTTGAGTTTTTGGAGCCAGCAAGGTCCAGCAGCACCTGCAAGGAGAGAAGTTGCTGGGCTGACAGGGGTCTGCAAATGTGACCTGAGAGGATTCTTTGGAAATTCTTTGCAAATGCCAAACCTCCAAGATATTCTGCAACTCTGCGCTGATGCTGGCGGTGGGACAGTTGCGTACGAAGGCCGCCAGCATGGGGTCCATGGCATTCATAGTCTGCAAGGAGGACAGATGAtcactgaattatttctgtGGCCCTTctcagccccaggagctggctcTGAGCCCCTCTGGAGCCCAGGGGTGGCTTTGGGGCTAAAAAGCTGCTGCGTGCAGACCTCCTGCAGCACAGGATCAggccagggaaggggaaggggaagaagggatgAGGCTGGGAAAGCAAATCTGGGCCCCGGCCCTGCACTGGTCTCCAGTTGTCTCAGCACGGGGAAgcaaggcagcagctcagcaggacTGGGGGTGCCGGTACCTCGCCCAGCACATACCTTGGTGTAGAGCGCTCTTTCTGTCTCTGGCACATCCGACTCCGGAGGCAGAAAGAAGACGCTCCTGTAGCACGCGTTCCGGAGACTCTCCTTTTTGCCGTGCAGTGCTCTCGGCACGGTGTtgctgagggagagagagagaggagccTGTTGGACGCAGTGCCTCGAGGCTTATGAAGGAGGACACGGACCTCCCTTGGCCAGGCATCCCTGGGAGGGACGGGCAGCCTCCCTGCCAGCTTCAGGGCCACCAGGACGTTGCCCTGGGGATGTGCTGGCCCAACCAGGGGCTGGGCACTCACCTGAGGACGGCGATGGTCTCCATGGCCTTCTGCCGAAATTCTGTGCGCAAGCTGTCCATGGGCTCCTTTTCCAGCAGCGCCTGCAGAGCACAAGCGGGATGAGACCTTGCAGCCGCCggcacccagcaccagcagagccagcgctgccccagccccggcctccCAGGGGGCTGGTGCCGGGGGTCTTGCCCCTTCCCCAACCCGCCGCACATCCTCTCACCATGATGTTCTCCACCAGCTTATTTTTGCGGCAGAAGGCATGCAAGTCCAGCGTCAAGCCCTTCTCTGAAACAGTTCTGCACAGAGCGCAGATTTTGCTGAGGAACAGCATCTTCTGCGCCTCCTTGTCCTGGCAGCCACAAAGACACCAACAGAGCGTTAGGGGGACACCCACGGCCAGCAGGACCAAAGCCTTGAGGGGTCTGGAGCTGTGTGGGACGCCCGCAGGCCAcggctctgcccagccagcagccctccagcagccccgcagcagaGCCGTGGCAGCGCCAGGAGCACGGCTGCGATGCAAGCGGTTGCCGTTACCTTTTCTGTGCCGCGGACATAAGCCTCGATGAATTCCACGGATGTGTCTTTGCACAGTTTCCTTGCCTTAtctggaaaggaggaaagcaaagagtgctgcagagaggggcTGAATGCAGGAGTGAGGAGAGGaagggccccagccccagaagGACGTGGGGAGGCCGCGAGGAtgcccagaggctgcaggagctctgctgggaagagaggctgagggagctgggcttgtggagcctggagaaggctgcgGGGGGACCTCGCTGCGGCCTCCCAGTGCCCAAAGGGGCCTCCGGGAAAGCTGGGGGGGATCTTCATCAGGGAGCGcagcgacaggacaaggggtgaCGGCTTTAACCTAAAAGAGGGCAGGTTTCTTTCGGGCAGGGAGGGATTTCTATCCTTCACGcccagggtggtgaggccctggcgcaggctgcGGTGCCCCCTCCCTGGCGCTGCCCacggccaggctgggtgggctttgggcagcctgggctggggggaggcgtCGTGATCGCTGACGTCCCCCCCAGCCCAAAGCGTCCTGGGATTCTGTGGTGCTGTGGAGGAAGCTCAGCACCGTCGGGCCCACCCGCCGGGTTAGCCAGGAAAGGAGTCCTGGAGTCAAGCAGGGGTCTCGCTGTCCCcaaccctccccaccccatccccgtgACCCTGACTCACTGGGATCCAGCAGCTGCGACTCGTCCTTGCTGTCCGCTGCCGGGCTGCTTTCCGCTGCCGGGCTGCTTTCCGCTGCCGGGCTGCTTTCCGCTGCCGGGCTGCTTTCTGCGGCCGGGCTGCTTTCCGCGGCCGGGCTGCTTTCCGCTGCCGGGCTGCTTTCCGCTGCCGGGCTGCTTTCCGCGGCcgggctgctttctgctgccgGGCTGCTTTCCGCGGCCGGGCTGCTTTCTGCGGCCGGGCTGCTTTCCGCGGCCGGGCTGCTTTCTGCGGCCGGGCTGCTTTCCGCTGCCGGGCTGCTTTCCGCTGCcgggctgctttctgctgccgggctgctttccgcggccgggctgctgccctctgccagcaAGCTGTCCTCTGCTGGCCGGCTGCTGCCCTCAGAAGACCAGGTCTCCTGCCAGGCCAGCCTGGGCTTCTTGGGGGGCATGCCTCCCTCCTCATCGGATTCAGAAGGAGACTTTGGCTTGCGAACACGGCCCTTCAGGATAAAACGGCGGCTCCTGTGGGCGGGCGGTTGCGGCATTGCGGGACGTGGGCTGTGCTCGGGGACTCCTCGAAGgccctgtgctcctgccctgtccGTCACTGCCGTGCACCGACACTGAGGGTCCGAGCCACGGCTGCACTCTTATAAGGCGGACCCCTGGGGTGTCATCAGGTGATGTCACAAAGGGTCCCAGTGTGACACGCGCCTGGGCTGGGTGGGTCCCGGGCGTCCGGGCGCCGTACGTTCGCGGGCGGCACCAAGCTGGGCAGGAGGGTTGATCCgcttgagggcaggaaggctctgcagagggatccgGACAGGCTGGATCGACGGGCCGCATCCAGCTGCGTGGCATTCAAGGCCAAATGCTGGGCGCCACACTTGGAATcctagaatatcccgagttggaaagGGGCAGACctgaagggatgaaagacacggtctcctgatggctcttgagcAGAAGGCGCCCCGAGACACGCGCCtcaagccagccagcaattggccactgcgCAAAGCTCATCATTAGCGTTGTAGCCAAGTTAATTTATCTCCACCTTGCTCACCTGGCATCAGCCAATTTTTCACCCTAAACAGCATGTATTTATCTAGCTGTACAAcggacattttgtccagaaggatactgagagaaacagtattgaaaacTTGATGGAAATCCAAAacctggcttcccttggtcaactagatgggtgacgttgtcataaaaggaaattaagtttgttaaacaggactttcccctcATGAACCTTGGTGGGCTGTGACCAATGACTGCgttgtctttcaggtgtttttcagtaacgCCCAGGACAGTTCTCTCCATATTTTCACTAGGCTCTGAAGAGAGACTGGCAGGTCCGTAATTATCAGgctcttctttcttgcccttcttgaaagcTGTCACAACGATTGCCAGCCTAGTGTCAACTTGGACCTCTCTGGGctcccaagaccattgaaaaataattgagagaggtctcaCAAGGacattatcatagaatcatagaatcgtagaatatcccgagttggaagggacccataaggaccatctagtccaactcttggcaccgcacaggtctgcccaaagtttagaccgtgtgactaagtgcacagtccaatcgcttcttaaattcagacagggttggtgcagtgactacgtccctggggagcctgttccaccatgcgaccaccctctcggtgaagaacctcttcctgatgtccagcctaagcttcccccgcctcagcttaacaccattcccgcgggtcctatcactgctGTTTACGctgaataggtcacctgcctctccactccccttcgcgaggaagttgtagaacGCGACGAGGATTAGTCGGCCCTCTGAgaaccctgggatgaatccccTCAGGCCCCATAGACTCATATGCATCCAGGGTGGGCTTGGCTGGGAGGTTTTTGTTACTGCAGTCACGGCCCTCCAACTCTGGGCCCCTTGGGTCCCAGAGCCCATCACTGCtcttgaagacagaggcgacaaaggcattaaatgtctctgcttcaCCTGTGTCCCTGCTTGTGAGGTGACCAGCCTCATCAAGTAACGGACCGATGTTTCCTctagtcctccttttgctgttaacatattcaatacatatatttatatatatatatatatgtctgtgtTGTCGCCCACAGTACTAGCCAGCTTCACCTCTGAGCTTTGGCCGCACGAATTTTCTCCCGACAGAGGCGAACAGCACCTCTGTAGCCCTGCCACGTCACCCGACCTCGCTTCCAGTGGCCACacgctttctttttccccttaagctctagaagaagatccctgctcagccaagctggccttctgccccgcctgcttgacttccgacattttggaatcgcctgctcctgtgctcttAGGAGGTGGTGCTTAAAAAGATGGACCCCGATACCTTCCCAAGCAGCTTCTCAGGGGACCTTCCCAACTAGTTCCctcagcagcctgaagtctgcccTCCCCGTGTCCAGAGTTCACAGAACTggaggggttggaagggacctcaagagaccatcgggtccaacccccctgccaaaagcaggttttgtggcagttttcctcctgtcaccaaagattttaaactcaactGCTTCCTGATTGCCATGGCCAAGATGGCCGCCGATCACCACGTCCCATGGGGCTGTGGCCTCTCAGATTATTTTTGCCTatgttgtcctggttccagttaggacacagttaattttcctcacaggagctggtagggtgctatgttttggattaggctGAGAAGAGCGCTGGTAACATGCTGATGTTGTGATTGtcgcagagcagtgtttacaccaggccaaggccttttcggcttctcgctctgtcctgccagcgagcaggctgggggtgcagcaggagctgggaggggacagacccaggacagctgacccaaactggccaaaggggtattccataccatctggcgtcatgctaaacaatatatgggggtggctggccggggtggggggccggctgctcgggggtaggctgggcatcggtcagcgggtggtgggcaattgcactgtgcatcacttgtttcgtacacattattattattaatactattatcactattatcattattattgttattattattttcctgtcttaataaactgtctttatctcaactcacaggcttcactttcccgtttctctcccctatcccagagagggaggggggaaggtgggcgaacggctgtgtggggttcagctgccggccgggttaaaccacagcacagtGTTCTTCTtttggcatcacactgcccaccacatcccacagaccccaggaagagcccCGAACCAGACATGGgtgtgcaggatctcccctccagTAGCTGGTATCAGGCCTTGGCCCTCCTGcttcatcaaaatatttctcatcaCAGTGCCTTTGACTATCtgtaatcatggcctccaattatctgcTCTAACAAGTTCTTGGGGAGACTCTCTTAGTAACGGCCCTCAGCGGGGCCCGTTAacactccaagtcacttcagctttttcttctgactttactttctcgATCgcttgcatcattctcctctcggtacctgagcttcataaattcagcaccaaaatacaccgtggaactcattaaaatgaagaaactccTAACGCTTCTTACATAGTTTTGTTCAAGACTTGtacagctaattggagagctttcatggtgtagttaaggaggaagatttcaaagagcacctaataaaatttttttctcatcttaaaggGTGCGTTTAGTTTAATTTCGGTTTGGAGCATTTCAGTTCACTAATTGATATTGATCCAGGGTGTCTCCTTTGGGGAACTGCATAGataggaaaagcagactcttgaGATCTGACACTGCATGGACAACCTtgctcctccccaccccagccctgacatttcTCCCATTGTCTACTTGGTGCTTGCACCACTTTTCCTTACACCACACTTCTGCACCaaagtctgcagctggatgttacagctcctttgcaccagctcccaCCTGCTTTCCTTAGACACCTGGCTGCACTCAGGTGCAGAagggtttttcctatttccagCCAAAGAACGTGAAAACACGCTGCAATTatccagaaaacaaagcaagctcaTCGTGTATGCCTCCTGTGACGTTTACCTTCACAAAAGAATGACTGTAGAAGTATTTTATACTGATAGACAGGCAATTAAAAATGATAGTGTTATTATTAATCCATATCATATGAACTCAATGAGAAATGATGAGGATCTTGGTAAGGAAACaattagacagactgctgataGATGGACAAGCTGGGCTGCTTCTAcctgaagctcaaagcagcaactgggtctGTGAGAGCAGTctaatgatcaaagagtaaggggagggcaaaccaGGAGAACCaagggaagtgcataggtccagacaggcggctggaaaggggacattcagcagggtctgtgtaatcAAAACTTGTGGATGTGCCTGGAAggtgagggagcacaccatgctagacaaagcgatgacaatgcaagtacaggtgaacttCAGGATTTCTTCTCCAGCGATGaatatacatcctgaaaattcacatttcttcatgatagaaattacaCACAAAGCGTGTAATGTTTTATAAAGAGGATTGAAACATTTGAGGTGACGAGTAGTTGCTCTTTTACCCAAGTACTAAAGAAATTACTGGGTATtcaggcagagctctgctgtcaAGACAGTAAGCAAGCAGGACATGCGAGAGACCAGAGCCCTTTGGAGGATGCAGATGGAGCCAGGTGGAGATACCAGAGCAtgtccactgccagcagtggtctttgtcccaaTAACGCCAGCCCAGCCCAACACATGagaccccttcaaagacaacacccTTGTTCAGTGGGTTCTTGGGATTCACCTAAAGTTGAAATGGCCACTGGAAGACCCAATATACTCTCCCTTATTCCTAGTTAGCAGCTGAACAGCCATTTACCATCAGGGGTCATCTGTGGCAATctcaggctgaaagactcaagagcaggacACTTCAAagggctgaggcagaacccatcagcttaCCCCAGTTTGTgaatcatccccttccaacaGGGATATGAAAGTAAATAgtgtgaaatgacccgtcaggtcaatgcacAGAGTACGGGACAGTCCTACATACTGTGCTGTAGTGgtagaaggcaaaaagcattgcattgtgCCTCTGTGATTCAGATAATCACAGGTTATCTGAAAAATCACGTTGGACGATTTCctgtacttatttttctttattattatttcccaggtatttctccttcttcttcttgttcttcttcttcttctactacttcttcttcttcttctctcttcttctccttcttctccttcttcttctccttctcctttctactaattattcttttttttcccctcattatttcattttcctttagaacGAGGCTTCCAGTAGAGATAAcgaaaataaagaaagcatcAGAACTTCACTGGTCTCAGCTGccatctcttcccatctcctctggagctgggggagcagctccagcatgCAGGAGGGGCTCGGGTccaagagcccagctgccacatggaggagcagccccggtggCCCTCGGGGCTCcacctcactgcccgctgggctctgcctctctgctgcctttgggtcggggctgctgcttccctggagccgtggccatggccagcagcaggacgtggccttttcactgctgctctctttcgGCTTCCACATTGTGATTCTTGTCCCTGGATAAGCCCTCAGatctcatgtatgttggtgacaCTCCTGTTGTCTCTACAGTGacatccctgtggctgcaggcagcagcaggcaatgTGCAGCCCCGGGTCACAGCTGGCCTCCCTGCTAGCAGCACAGTAACaaaaggggctgctcagggcaaacccagaagcctggaAGCCTCTTCCAAATGTGGCCTGGAGCTATTAAAGAAATGTGTGGACTTGGTGCTAAGGGCCGTGCTTTTGTGGTGGGCCTGGTAGTGTTAGCTGACGGCTGGACTTGAGCTGAAGGGCCTTTTCCAACCGCAGCGGTTCTGTGACTCTTTCATTGAGTAGGCACCAAGCAGTCACCGGGCCCAGGGAAAAGACGTCCTTGGTAGCCTCCAAGTTAGCTCAGCGTCACGGCACCGAGTCACttggaaggagctgctggaatAATGAGACAAGAACCCGGTTCTATTAAGATATATATTGATGTTTTGAGGAGTGCTGCGTGGCTAGCAGCACCACAGCTGTCGAAATCTCCGTCCTGACGTTCTGTTACGCCTTGACGCCAGGATCATGATGGTCTGAGCTGCCAGGCATCTGACCATGGGTTCCACATCCTTCCCTGAAGACCGGAGGACTGccaaagaaagaagagcagagatgAAAACCCACTCCTTGCAGAGATCCCCAGGCATCCCCTGCAGACCATGCCAGCCCCACTCGACTCTTCCCTTTCGACACTCAACCctttcagcagcactgcccaactccaggctgggagggCATTCCCTGACATGCCGGGCTCCCccgtctcctctccctccttcctatGCCTGCGTTGCTCCTCCGCCCCGAAGCATTTCCCTGGAGCAGGGCAAGGCATGGGGGCctctgcccctgtccccccagccctaGCACACACACCACTGCCCTCACTCACCGCTGATGATTTCATTCTGCTTCTCCTCGCTCTGGTCCCCGGAGTAGCGCGCAGCAAGCCCTAGACACAGAGTTCCCATcagagccccgctccccagcacGCTCCCAGCAGCGCAGCCCCTGGCCTGGccagccaggctgtgccccctcctgcaccccagcaaGGTCATTGCCCGAGGGGGGCTGGAGCAAGGGCCCAgtcggggggctctgggggcaaCAGGGCTGCGCCTCGCTGCCAGGGCAGTGCCTGGGGCTGCCAAAGGCTGCCCAAAGAGGGACCCAGGGGCTGGGCTCACCAATGAACCTGACGGCCTCAAGTCGCAAGACGGTCTGCGAGTCCTGCAGGtagggctggctctgctgcaggtatTCTTCTACTCTGCCTccgtcctgctgcagctggagagagaacacAAGGTCACGGGGCTTGCAGACCCTCCCCAGGGTCTCCTCCAGCAtcctgggggcagggagggcagaggggccTGCAGAAGAGCCCCctggggctctgtgctggaaggaagggagcGAGGATGCGGCTGCAGGCAGCGGGCTCTGGCCGGGCACGTttgcccagctggggctggggcctgtGGGGTCGTCCTTACCAAGCACTCCCCGATCCTGCAGGTCTGTTTTGTCTGGGCCAAGTGCTTGAGTTCTTTGCGTCGCAGAAACTCTGCAGCGACGACGAGAGCTTCCCCAGAGGCCTGTGGAGCAGCAGAGGTTGGGacatggcagcacagccttgggAAGGAGACCCTCTGTCCCCTCCTCTTGGCAGGGCTGCGAGCCTTTCCCAGCGCGTTCCGGGAGGCTGTGGTGGGGGACGGCGTGCACGGGGTTCCATGGCCAGGGCAAGGACACGGGACAGCCGCCATCGGAGGCAGCTCACGCTGCCGGCCAGGGATCCCCCAGAGCATCCCTGTGGTGTCGGCACACCCTCGCCCACGTAACTGGTCAGCTCTGAGATCTGTACCTTTGCTACGCTCTCACTCTGGTCTCTCATCCGAAAGTAGAGTGGGAGAAGGCTGCTGTGCACTGTCCTCTTCAGTGCCCTCTTCCTTTGCCGCAGCACAGCCTCCGTCACGGCTTGGAAGAGGCAGATGGAGTGCTCCCGCACCTGGCTGGACtcctggcagggaggaggacaggATGAATTTCAGCAACAGCTGCTGCCCGcccatggggagcaggggcatTAGCGTGGCTGACGCGAAGGGAGATCGCAGAACTGGGAGATGCTTCGGCGCTGGATCCttcccagaggagctgctcagcagccctgCCGGGGCAGCTGCAAGGCCTGGTGCCCGTGAAAGGCAACGCAGTCGGttgccagcacaggctgcccgcCAGCCACCCCACTTTCGCCACCGGCCGCACCAGCCATGTCCAAGCAGAGCTCCCCAGCGGCTGGGCTGACGAGGAGACTGGCGAGGCCCTGCCTGAGTGCTGCCCACAGGGCCGGGCTGAAGGGCAGCCCTCATTACAGGGGGCCCAGCTGAGGGCTCGGGCTCCCGCAGCACACTTACGTGGTCAAAGAGTGGCAGGAGCTTCTCAGCCAGCTGCAGAGCCGTGCGACCGgcctctctcctctccacaCGAGCCATCACGTTCCGCAGCACAAGCAGGGCCTTCAGCACGACGTCTGCGTTGGTGTCCTGCAGGGCCTCCAGGATGTCTGGCAGCACGACCTGAATTTTTCTTGCCTGTAGGAAAGACACAGTTTCCCTTCCGTGAAGCCGTGAGAGACCACCCTGGGCAAAGGG
The nucleotide sequence above comes from Anser cygnoides isolate HZ-2024a breed goose chromosome 29, Taihu_goose_T2T_genome, whole genome shotgun sequence. Encoded proteins:
- the LOC136787487 gene encoding maestro heat-like repeat-containing protein family member 7 isoform X1 — translated: MPQPPAHRSRRFILKGRVRKPKSPSESDEEGGMPPKKPRLAWQETWSSEGSSRPAEDSLLAEGSSPAAESSPAAESSPAAESSPAAESSPAAESSPAAESSPAAESSPAAESSPAAESSPAAESSPAAESSPAAESSPAAESSPAAESSPAAESSPAAESSPAAESSPAADSKDESQLLDPNKARKLCKDTSVEFIEAYVRGTEKDKEAQKMLFLSKICALCRTVSEKGLTLDLHAFCRKNKLVENIMALLEKEPMDSLRTEFRQKAMETIAVLSNTVPRALHGKKESLRNACYRSVFFLPPESDVPETERALYTKTMNAMDPMLAAFVRNCPTASISAELQNILEVLLDLAGSKNSTVRERAVTRIERLSDFILSHFVAKISDYNEKHKDSHKDLRELYIPILGQLLGYLFIVSCGTDSVSCTAFDALFRFYKIISDGRECSLTKDMESYAETHKSLKDATFPLIVMSFPCEIAKAFGGYLFPSERLDIILTALEALQDSSVHDKQGACSVLDTALEDPKYWLTDVPTIMERIRKNLDSIHTASARRCLDSLLLQLTNLMSREEVKNLLQFSPPSDSTALGMWEVVLAMPQALEKVLNVLLEDLPLRNWCTTVTEDTCIRRLAMLAQNHVSEEEFGNPVHLQSYLKHPSPAMRLMALKGLSTVSESPEKARKIQVVLPDILEALQDTNADVVLKALLVLRNVMARVERREAGRTALQLAEKLLPLFDHESSQVREHSICLFQAVTEAVLRQRKRALKRTVHSSLLPLYFRMRDQSESVAKASGEALVVAAEFLRRKELKHLAQTKQTCRIGECLLQQDGGRVEEYLQQSQPYLQDSQTVLRLEAVRFIGLAARYSGDQSEEKQNEIISVLRSSGKDVEPMVRCLAAQTIMILASRRNRTSGRRFRQLWCC
- the LOC136787487 gene encoding maestro heat-like repeat-containing protein family member 7 isoform X2: MPQPPAHRSRRFILKGRVRKPKSPSESDEEGGMPPKKPRLAWQETWSSEGSSRPAEDSLLAEGSSPAAESSPAAESSPAAESSPAAESSPAAESSPAAESSPAAESSPAAESSPAAESSPAAESSPAAESSPAAESSPAAESSPAAESSPAAESSPAAESSPAAESSPAADSKDESQLLDPNKARKLCKDTSVEFIEAYVRGTEKDKEAQKMLFLSKICALCRTVSEKGLTLDLHAFCRKNKLVENIMALLEKEPMDSLRTEFRQKAMETIAVLSNTVPRALHGKKESLRNACYRSVFFLPPESDVPETERALYTKTMNAMDPMLAAFVRNCPTASISAELQNILEVLLDLAGSKNSTVRERAVTRIERLSDFILSHFVAKISDYNEKHKDSHKDLRELYIPILGQLLGYLFIVSCGTDSVSCTAFDALFRFYKIISDGRECSLTKDMESYAETHKSLKDATFPLIVMSFPCEIAKAFGGYLFPSERLDIILTALEALQDSSVHDKQGACSVLDTALEDPKYWLTDVPTIMERIRKNLDSIHTASARRCLDSLLLQLTNLMSREEVKNLLQFSPPSDSTALGMWEVVLAMPQALEKVLNVLLEDLPLRNWCTTVTEDTCIRRLAMLAQNHVSEEEFGNPVHLQSYLKHPSPAMRLMALKGLSTVSESPEKARKIQVVLPDILEALQDTNADVVLKALLVLRNVMARVERREAGRTALQLAEKLLPLFDHESSQVREHSICLFQAVTEAVLRQRKRALKRTVHSSLLPLYFRMRDQSESVAKLQQDGGRVEEYLQQSQPYLQDSQTVLRLEAVRFIGLAARYSGDQSEEKQNEIISVLRSSGKDVEPMVRCLAAQTIMILASRRNRTSGRRFRQLWCC
- the LOC136787487 gene encoding maestro heat-like repeat-containing protein family member 7 isoform X3, encoding MPQPPAHRSRRFILKGRVRKPKSPSESDEEGGMPPKKPRLAWQETWSSEGSSRPAEDSLLAEGSSPAAESSPAAESSPAAESSPAAESSPAAESSPAAESSPAAESSPAAESSPAAESSPAAESSPAAESSPAAESSPAAESSPAAESSPAAESSPAAESSPAAESSPAADSKDESQLLDPNKARKLCKDTSVEFIEAYVRGTEKALLEKEPMDSLRTEFRQKAMETIAVLSNTVPRALHGKKESLRNACYRSVFFLPPESDVPETERALYTKTMNAMDPMLAAFVRNCPTASISAELQNILEVLLDLAGSKNSTVRERAVTRIERLSDFILSHFVAKISDYNEKHKDSHKDLRELYIPILGQLLGYLFIVSCGTDSVSCTAFDALFRFYKIISDGRECSLTKDMESYAETHKSLKDATFPLIVMSFPCEIAKAFGGYLFPSERLDIILTALEALQDSSVHDKQGACSVLDTALEDPKYWLTDVPTIMERIRKNLDSIHTASARRCLDSLLLQLTNLMSREEVKNLLQFSPPSDSTALGMWEVVLAMPQALEKVLNVLLEDLPLRNWCTTVTEDTCIRRLAMLAQNHVSEEEFGNPVHLQSYLKHPSPAMRLMALKGLSTVSESPEKARKIQVVLPDILEALQDTNADVVLKALLVLRNVMARVERREAGRTALQLAEKLLPLFDHESSQVREHSICLFQAVTEAVLRQRKRALKRTVHSSLLPLYFRMRDQSESVAKASGEALVVAAEFLRRKELKHLAQTKQTCRIGECLLQQDGGRVEEYLQQSQPYLQDSQTVLRLEAVRFIGLAARYSGDQSEEKQNEIISVLRSSGKDVEPMVRCLAAQTIMILASRRNRTSGRRFRQLWCC